The Acidobacteriota bacterium genome includes a region encoding these proteins:
- a CDS encoding AAA family ATPase has translation MRRAHGDILREIRKEIVGQDRVVDQVLVSLFVGGHSIITGVPGLAKTLLIKTIAKVLDLKFNRIQFTPDLMPADITGTDIIEEDHTTGRRTLVFVKGPIFANIILADEINRTPPKTQSALLEAMQEYSVTVQGVTYDLQPPFYVLATQNPIELEGTYPLPEAQVDRFMFNILIDYLSESEEIQVVKDTTSLRDIRYQPLIGGADIVEFQRVVRRIPVADSVARYAVRLVRASRPSDPSAPDFIKSWVNYGASLRASQFLILGGKAKAVLQGRYNVSVDDIRELAPPVLRHRILTNFHAESEQVDSDAVIRKLIEAVPAPASDL, from the coding sequence ATGCGCCGGGCCCACGGGGACATCCTGCGGGAGATTCGCAAGGAGATCGTCGGACAGGACAGGGTGGTGGATCAGGTCCTGGTTTCCCTGTTTGTGGGAGGACATTCGATCATCACCGGCGTGCCGGGCCTGGCCAAGACCCTGTTGATCAAGACCATCGCCAAGGTCCTGGACCTGAAGTTCAATCGGATCCAGTTCACACCCGACCTGATGCCGGCCGATATCACCGGCACCGACATCATCGAGGAAGATCACACCACCGGACGGCGCACCCTGGTGTTCGTCAAGGGGCCGATCTTCGCCAACATCATTCTGGCCGACGAGATCAATCGAACCCCTCCCAAGACCCAGTCGGCCCTGCTGGAGGCCATGCAGGAATACAGCGTGACGGTTCAGGGTGTTACCTATGACCTCCAGCCACCCTTCTATGTGCTGGCCACCCAGAACCCCATTGAGCTGGAAGGCACCTATCCCCTGCCCGAGGCCCAGGTCGACCGCTTCATGTTCAACATTCTGATCGACTATCTCTCGGAGTCGGAAGAGATCCAGGTGGTGAAGGACACCACTTCCCTGCGCGACATTCGCTACCAGCCTTTGATTGGAGGGGCGGACATCGTGGAATTCCAGCGCGTGGTCCGCCGCATTCCCGTTGCCGATTCGGTGGCCCGATACGCGGTTCGACTGGTCCGGGCCTCCCGTCCCAGCGATCCCAGCGCTCCCGACTTCATCAAGTCCTGGGTCAACTACGGCGCCAGCCTGCGCGCTTCTCAATTCCTGATCCTGGGCGGCAAGGCCAAGGCGGTGCTGCAGGGCCGCTACAACGTGTCGGTGGACGACATCCGAGAACTGGCGCCTCCCGTCCTCCGCCACCGTATCCTCACCAACTTTCACGCCGAATCGGAACAAGTGGACTCCGACGCGGTCATTCGCAAGCTGATCGAAGCCGTGCCGGCGCCGGCCTCGGACTTGTAG
- a CDS encoding DUF58 domain-containing protein: protein MTPQAGTVSEHTPLRFLDPAVLARISNLELVARTVVEGFISGLHRSPYLGFSVDFAQYRQYIEGDDIRQIDWKVYARSDRHYVKQYEGETSTNVYLLLDISGSMAYRSGSVSKMEYARYLTASLAFFAQRQRDRVGLTTFAAGLVDQLPPRCRREHLSSLLHLIDKAKADAGTAFGKPLQALAETIRRRGIVVLVSDLHAPTGEVAESIRQFRSQGNDVIVIQVLDPREQRFDFSDSVQMVDMETRRKLIMVPALARADYLARLERHQQEIRNHCGALGVDFLVMETSRPLDLALYRYLSTRQKSR from the coding sequence ATGACTCCCCAGGCTGGGACGGTCTCCGAACACACCCCGCTGCGTTTCCTGGACCCCGCCGTCCTGGCCAGAATCAGCAACCTGGAGCTGGTGGCGCGAACGGTCGTGGAGGGATTCATCTCCGGCCTGCATCGATCTCCCTATCTGGGTTTCAGTGTGGATTTCGCCCAGTACCGTCAATATATCGAGGGAGACGACATCCGCCAGATCGACTGGAAAGTGTATGCCCGATCCGACCGGCACTACGTCAAGCAATATGAGGGTGAGACCAGCACCAACGTCTACCTGCTGCTGGACATCTCAGGCTCCATGGCCTATCGCTCGGGTTCCGTCTCCAAGATGGAATACGCCCGCTATCTCACGGCCAGCCTGGCCTTTTTCGCCCAGCGCCAACGGGACAGAGTGGGGTTGACCACCTTCGCCGCAGGCCTGGTGGACCAGTTGCCCCCCCGCTGCCGCAGGGAGCACCTTTCGAGCCTGCTGCACCTGATCGACAAGGCAAAAGCCGATGCCGGAACCGCCTTTGGGAAACCGCTGCAGGCGCTGGCGGAGACCATCCGCAGGCGAGGAATCGTCGTCCTGGTTTCCGATCTCCATGCTCCGACCGGTGAGGTTGCGGAGAGCATTCGCCAATTTCGCTCCCAGGGCAACGACGTGATCGTCATTCAGGTTCTGGATCCCCGGGAGCAGCGGTTCGATTTTTCCGATTCCGTTCAAATGGTGGACATGGAGACCCGCCGCAAACTGATCATGGTTCCGGCACTGGCTCGAGCCGACTATCTGGCGCGACTCGAGCGCCATCAGCAGGAGATCAGGAACCACTGCGGCGCCTTGGGAGTTGACTTTTTGGTCATGGAAACCTCCCGTCCCCTGGATCTGGCTCTCTACCGCTACCTGTCCACCAGGCAAAAATCCAGGTAG